A window of Planctomycetota bacterium contains these coding sequences:
- a CDS encoding glycosyltransferase family 2 protein: protein MDDALVANDAIQLSIVVPALNEVDNVGPLVDEVEAAMNGRIERFELIVVDDGSDDGTDAKLTELAGDRPWLRVLRREQRQGQSSAMAAGIFAARGEAVAFLDADLQNDPAELPDMFDRLHRENVDLVQGDRSRNRRDSFMKRRASVVGRTFRRVFLGDTVRDTGCSARVLRASYAKRLPLEFKGMHRFIPAFSSMLGANVVEHEVVHRSRAAGVTKYGVGVFSRGAAGFMDLLAVRWMGKRLRPTETRELTASN, encoded by the coding sequence ATGGATGACGCCCTTGTTGCAAACGACGCGATTCAGCTGAGCATCGTCGTGCCGGCGCTCAACGAAGTCGACAACGTCGGGCCGCTCGTCGACGAGGTCGAGGCAGCCATGAACGGTCGAATCGAGCGATTCGAGCTGATCGTCGTCGACGACGGCAGCGACGACGGAACCGACGCGAAGCTAACCGAACTCGCAGGCGATCGGCCGTGGCTCCGCGTCTTGCGACGCGAACAACGCCAGGGCCAGAGCAGTGCCATGGCCGCGGGCATCTTTGCGGCGCGTGGCGAGGCGGTGGCTTTTCTCGACGCCGACCTGCAGAACGACCCGGCCGAGCTGCCGGACATGTTCGATCGCCTCCATCGCGAGAACGTCGATCTCGTCCAGGGCGATCGCTCGCGAAACCGGCGCGACAGCTTCATGAAGCGACGCGCCAGCGTTGTCGGGCGAACGTTCCGACGCGTGTTCCTCGGCGACACAGTCCGCGACACCGGCTGCAGTGCTCGCGTCCTGCGAGCCAGCTACGCGAAGCGGTTGCCGTTGGAGTTCAAGGGCATGCACCGCTTTATCCCGGCGTTCTCGTCGATGTTGGGAGCGAACGTCGTCGAGCACGAGGTCGTCCACCGCTCGCGAGCGGCGGGCGTGACGAAGTACGGCGTTGGCGTTTTCAGCCGAGGCGCGGCAGGATTCATGGATCTGCTGGCAGTGCGATGGATGGGCAAGCGACTTCGGCCGACCGAGACGCGGGAACTGACTGCCTCGAATTGA